A segment of the Panicum hallii strain FIL2 chromosome 1, PHallii_v3.1, whole genome shotgun sequence genome:
TAAACAGACTAGCGAAAACATAGTTATAGTTGTATTAAACCACCAGTATAAAATGCCTATTTTCTTGTATTCTCCGGTTGAAAGATTGATTTTTTGGTTGCTGGTGATTGTCTGTGTGTGACAAGGAGTTCTAACTGTCAAAGCAGATGGATTTGGCTTGGTGGCAAGGAGATCAATTGCTGAAGCTCCTGCTGACATAAACATCACTACGAATAGCTCCTTTGTCTTGGCGGCAGATAGGACGTACCGCAGGGACCCCTTGAATGGTTTCAGGAAATATCCAGGTGGCTGGAATATCAGTGAAGTGCACTATTTTGCTGTAAGTCTTTTGTTTCTAAAGTTGCATCTCTATCGTCTGCTTACATTTGTTGCTTGCATTATTTGTTATTCGTTGCTCTAATGTTTTTTTTCCTTGGTTTGTAGTCTGTTGGATATACGGCCATTCCCCTGTTTGCAATTGCCCTGGTGTGGTTTGTGCTCTTTTTTCTGGTTATGCTTGGGATTTGCTGCCATCATTGCTGTTGTCCACATCGCAGTTACAAGTATTCTAGAACAGCATATGCCTTGTCATTGATACTTCTAATATTGTTCACTTGTGCTGCAATGTAAGTTCAATTCTTCTATATTGTGGCATTTTCATGGGTCCTTGCATGTATTTTGAGTTGTATATACTGATCAAGTTTCACTCGATGCTACCAGTGCTGGATGTGTTATGTTATATGATGGCCAGGGCAAATTCCACAAAAGCACAACAACTACTCTGAAATTTGTTGTTAGCCAGGCAAATTATACCGTTGACAACCTTAGGAACCTATCTGATAGTTTGTCTGCTGCAAAGAAGGTTGACATTGGGCGATTCTTACTGCCTTCTAATGTGCAAAATCAAATCAACGAAATTCAAGGAAAGTTGGATTCATCAGCTAATGATCTTGCAATTAGAACAACAGATAATGCTGCAAAGATAAAAAAATTGCTAAACCAAGTGTAAGTGTTTTTCACCCCTTATCATTGAGGTATTATCTAAGCGATGCAACTGATAAGAGAATGGATATTGTGCACGTGGTTAACCAATTTTATTTCAGGCGGATGGCTTTAATTGTCATTGCGGCTGTAATGCTTCTTCTGGCTTTTGTTGGCTTCTGTAAGCACTCTCTATTTTTTTCCATACTGGCCAGAAATTGGTTGTAGTTCTGTAAACACATATGCTAACATAAGTAACTCTTTGACTTTATCAGTGTTATCCATCTTTGGGCTGGAATTCCTGGTCTCCGTGTAAGTTGTTGTCTGTGTTTATGATCCTATTTTAACCAACCATGGATATCATTCACTTTTCCCGATATTTTTGCAGCTTGGTTGTTATTGGATGGATACTAGTTACTGGAACATTTATCCTGTGTGGTGTCTTCTTTCTTCTGCACAAGTAAGTATTCAATGTCACAATACCGTATGTTCCAAACCTGCACCGATAGTTAATATGTGCAGGAACAATTAGGTTGATGTGTTGCTATAAGTGTTTTTTTCACTGAGTTGCGGACTTGCAGCCCCAAGTCCAATTAAGTTATCCCTATTTTATACAAACCAACCTGTAGATAACTACCTTATAATAGACAGCCAAGAATATACAAAAGATCGGCGCATTTGGTTTTAGGCTTAGGTCTTTTTAAATTAAAGTCTGATCTTGTTTGGAGCATGCTGGCATGCCAATGATCTAGCACTTGGTTCAAGTGATCAACAGCCCATGTTTCTAGACTGCATGTACAGCCTGGTACCAATTTGTTTGCAATTGCCTATCCAGTGTCATCCTGGACTTGGGCTGCATCCTTGCAACACTCTAGGCCTTGTTGCTTGTTAATCTGCCTCTGATCCAATTTCCCTATTACTTGAAATGTTTACTGTTGTTTTAACCCTACATCTTTCATGCTCTCAACCATCGCTTTCCATATCTCTATGGTTGCTTAGGTATAAGAAAGGGCTTAGTTTGTAAATAAATCGTAGCTACCGTTTTGATTATATGTTACATCGCGTTGCGCTAGGAAGCTTTGTGTCAAATCATGTACAGCACCTTTATCTTTCAGCAAAGTATGTTCTGTTGTAAACATCAATTGTGTGGGAACAAATTATGCATTTTATTTCCAAGTTAATGCTTCTTGCTAGCGAAACTGGTACACGATTGTATATTGACATGTAAGATTTGTCTGTCAGTAATAAAGTTGAAAAACGAAGCTGGGGGTGCTGGAACCTCTGCATATAATTTTCATGGGATTTCAACTTTGGGGGAAACGTCTACCCTCTTAATGGTGACCTTTATGATTAAATAATCAAGTCCCATTTTTTATGTTAACATCTCATCTTCTATGTGAAAACAGTGTCACGTCAGATACCTGTGTTGCAATGGAGGAGTGGGTTGCTCATCCTACCGAACACACTGCCCTGGATGAGATTATCCCTTGCGTTGAACCTGCCACAGCAAATGAGTCCCTGTATAGAAGCAGGCAAGTCACTTTCCAGCTAGTGAATCTGGTGAACCAGGTGATCACCAACGTGTCGAATCAgaactttccttctcctcctccggtAGCAACGCCTTTCTACTACAATCAATCGGGGCCATTGATGCCGCTGCTCTGCAACCCATTCACACCTGATCTGAGTAACCGCACCTGCACCAGAGGAGAGGTTACCTTGGACAATGCAACACAGGTAAAACCAGGTTAATCTTTTTCTCTATTGCGCAGTGTAATCGCAACATTTTGGTGAGCACCGAATAACATTGATTCATGCCCCGGCGGCCTGCATAAACTGCAGGTTTATAGGAGCTTTGAATGCCAGACCACCACCATCTCAGGAGCCGAGATTTGCACCACGGTGGGGCGTGTCACCCCCAGGATCTATGGCCAGATGGCGGCGGGTGTGACCGTGAGCCAGGGGTTGTACCAGTATGGCCCTTTCCTCATTCAGCTGGAGGACTGCACCTTCGTCCGCGACACATTCACGACCATCAACCAGGACTACTGCCCTG
Coding sequences within it:
- the LOC112899896 gene encoding uncharacterized protein LOC112899896, with the protein product MALPVPFVRLSLLLLVALPFCAAHPGSDFHAPREFKRPALHSDGFGLVARRSIAEAPADINITTNSSFVLAADRTYRRDPLNGFRKYPGGWNISEVHYFASVGYTAIPLFAIALVWFVLFFLVMLGICCHHCCCPHRSYKYSRTAYALSLILLILFTCAAIAGCVMLYDGQGKFHKSTTTTLKFVVSQANYTVDNLRNLSDSLSAAKKVDIGRFLLPSNVQNQINEIQGKLDSSANDLAIRTTDNAAKIKKLLNQVRMALIVIAAVMLLLAFVGFLLSIFGLEFLVSVLVVIGWILVTGTFILCGVFFLLHNVTSDTCVAMEEWVAHPTEHTALDEIIPCVEPATANESLYRSRQVTFQLVNLVNQVITNVSNQNFPSPPPVATPFYYNQSGPLMPLLCNPFTPDLSNRTCTRGEVTLDNATQVYRSFECQTTTISGAEICTTVGRVTPRIYGQMAAGVTVSQGLYQYGPFLIQLEDCTFVRDTFTTINQDYCPGLQQYSKWVYIGLVMVSAAVMLSLIFWVIYARERRHRVYNKQFIAQHQPYPVEDKPAPTGPHA